The DNA window CATTACAAGATGCAGACCTAGCTGTTGGCGACATTAACGACATCATCCTAGTTGGTGGCCAAACGCGTATGCCTATGGTTCAAGCCGCTGTTACTGAATTCTTCGGTAAAGAAGCACGTAAAGACGTTAACCCTGATGAAGCAGTTGCAATGGGCGCAGCGATTCAAGGTGCAGTACTTTCTGGCGACAAAACAGACGTACTTCTTCTAGATGTTACACCTCTATCTCTAGGTATTGAGACTATGGGTGGTGTTATGACTAAGCTTATCGAGAAAAACACAACTATCCCGACTAAAGCGTCACAAACATTCTCAACAGCTGAAGATAACCAAGCTGCTGTAACCGTTCACGCAATTCAAGGTGAGCGTAAACGTGCTGCTGACAACAAATCACTAGGTCAATTCAACCTAGAAGGTATCCGTCCTGCACAACGTGGTATTCCACAAATCGAAGTTGCTTTCGATATTGATGCTGATGGTATCTTACACGTATCTGCTACAGATAAAGATACTGGTAAAGAGCAAAAAATCACAATCCAAGCGTCTTCTGGTCTTTCTGATGAAGAAGTTGAAGCAATGGTACGTGATGCTGAAGCAAACTCTGCTGAAGATGCTAAATTCGAAGAGCTAGTACAAGCACGTAACCAAGCTGATGCAATGGTTCACGGTACACGTAAGCAAATCGAAGAAGCTGGCGAAGCACTACCTGCTGACGAAAAAGAAAAAATCGAAGCGGCTATTGTTGAACTAGAAGCTGCAATTAAAGGCGAAGACAAAGAAGCGATTGAAGCGAAAACTCAAGCGTTGATGGAAGCCGCTCAAAAATTGATGGAAATTGCTCAACAGCAAGCTCAAGCACAACAAGCTGGCGCTGAAGCTGGTGCAGAACAACCGCAAGAGAAAGACGTTGCTGGTGATGTTGTTGATGCTGAGTTCGAAGAAGTGAAAGACGACAAAAAATAATAACGCCTGAGTTATTAGTTTTTAAATAGCAAAGGCGTTGGTGCTTCACCAACGCCTTTCGTGTATCTACATTATTTCAATTTAAGCTGATTATTATGTCAAAACGCGATTATTACGAAGTGCTAGGCGTATCACGCGACGCTAGCGAAAAAGATGTTAAAAAGGCCTATAAACGCCTTGCAATGAAATTTCACCCTGACAGAACGAAGGGTGATAAAGCGATGGAAGAGCAATTTAAAGAAGTTAAAGAAGCTTATGAAGTGCTAAATGATGCACAGAAAAAAGCGGCTTATGACCAATATGGACATGCAGGTGTAAATCAACAAGGCGGACACGGTGGTCAAGGTGACTTCGGTGATATCTTTGGTGATGTGTTTGGTGACATCTTCGGTGGTGGTGGTCGTGGCCGTCAGCAACGCGCTGCACGTGGTAGTGATCTACGTTATAACATGGAACTTACGCTTGAAGAAGCGGTTCGTGGCGTAAGCAAAACGATTCGTATCCCAAGCCAATGTCACTGTGAAGTGTGTAATGGTTCAGGTGCTAAGTCAGGCTGTAAAGCAACAACTTGTGGTACTTGTCATGGTCAAGGCCAAGTACAAATGCGTCAAGGTTTCTTTGCAGTAAATCAAGCTTGTCCAACCTGTCATGGTAAAGGCAAAATCATTAAAGATCCTTGCCGTAAATGTCATGGTGAAGGCCGCTACGAACGTAGCAAAGATCTAAAAGTAACAATTCCTGCAGGTGTTGATACTGGCGATCGTATTCGTTTAACTGGTGAAGGCGAAGCGGGCGATATGGGGGCACCATCTGGTGATCTGTATGTGCAGGTAAGTGTTCGTCAACACGCAATCTTTGAGCGTGATGGCAGCAACCTTTATTGTGAAGTACCAATTAGCTTTACACATGCTGGTATCGGTGGCGAAATCGAAGTACCGACTTTAGATGGTCGCGTTAAATTAAAAGTACCAGCAGAAACGCAGACTGGTCGCATGTTCCGTTTACGCGGTAAAGGCGTGAAATCAGTACGTGGTGGCGCAACAGGTGATTTACTGTGTAAAGTAATACTTGAAACGCCTGTTAAGTTAAACACTGAACAAAAAGATTTACTACAACAGTTTGAAGCATCGCTAAATAATGCGTCAGCAAAGAAACACAAGCCTAAATCAGAAGGTTTTTTTGATGGTGTTAAAAGCTTCTTTGATGATTTAACTAAATAACTAAATCATCTTATAGATTTCGTTATGCTAAAGCCGCAGTTTTTACTGCGGCTTATTTTTATCAATCATTATTACTTTTTTAGTTTCTACTTAATCGCTCTTGATGGGAGTCGTATTACGTAAAAAAGCTTGGGTGAGTTGCTGATATAGCATGTCTATACTTGGGCGCTCTTGAATATGTTCAAACAAACAAGTGTGCGCAC is part of the Moritella viscosa genome and encodes:
- the dnaJ gene encoding chaperone protein DnaJ, coding for MSKRDYYEVLGVSRDASEKDVKKAYKRLAMKFHPDRTKGDKAMEEQFKEVKEAYEVLNDAQKKAAYDQYGHAGVNQQGGHGGQGDFGDIFGDVFGDIFGGGGRGRQQRAARGSDLRYNMELTLEEAVRGVSKTIRIPSQCHCEVCNGSGAKSGCKATTCGTCHGQGQVQMRQGFFAVNQACPTCHGKGKIIKDPCRKCHGEGRYERSKDLKVTIPAGVDTGDRIRLTGEGEAGDMGAPSGDLYVQVSVRQHAIFERDGSNLYCEVPISFTHAGIGGEIEVPTLDGRVKLKVPAETQTGRMFRLRGKGVKSVRGGATGDLLCKVILETPVKLNTEQKDLLQQFEASLNNASAKKHKPKSEGFFDGVKSFFDDLTK